The proteins below are encoded in one region of Campylobacter rectus:
- the aroC gene encoding chorismate synthase, giving the protein MNTFGRKLTLTTFGESHTAAIGGVLDGFPAGVRIDLNFIQSELDKRKPGGSKFATARSEGDRVEILSGVFEGVSTGTPIGFIIRNENQKSGDYENLRELFRPGHADYAYYRKFGIRDHRGGGRSSARETAVRVAGGAIAQILLNEFGVSVQSGVASVGEISCGERLDFDLAARSEIFSLGNEEAMKEAILKAKQEHDSVGASVVTVIRGAPAGLGEGLYYKFDAAIAAAMMGINGVKAVEIGEGINASKMRGSQNNDSMSAAYAHVNSADSAHGVNFSRGDNSTLDDAGEQSNLNGGKFGEFKSDASENSNDSSNLKNVNLNSFSDGSFTEASENSKSDSPANFKVADVNFADGSGKISKETNGFFGSASDFCSAKNDKFGFASNHAGGTLGGMTSGQEIVIKTHFKPTPSIFLSQPTQNVRGEDVICELRGRHDPCIGVRGSVVATAMARLVTADMMLLNLSANLANLKKIYAEMSK; this is encoded by the coding sequence GTGAATACCTTTGGACGCAAACTAACGCTAACGACGTTCGGCGAGAGTCATACAGCGGCGATCGGCGGCGTGCTAGACGGCTTTCCCGCAGGCGTGCGTATTGATTTAAATTTTATCCAAAGCGAGCTTGACAAACGAAAACCGGGAGGCTCGAAATTTGCCACGGCAAGGAGCGAAGGCGACCGCGTGGAGATTTTAAGCGGCGTGTTTGAAGGCGTCAGCACGGGCACTCCGATCGGCTTTATCATCCGAAACGAAAATCAAAAATCGGGCGATTATGAAAATTTACGCGAGCTCTTTCGCCCCGGGCACGCCGACTATGCATACTACCGAAAATTCGGCATCCGCGACCACAGGGGCGGCGGACGCAGCTCGGCTAGAGAGACGGCCGTGCGCGTGGCGGGCGGAGCGATAGCTCAAATTTTACTAAACGAGTTTGGCGTCAGCGTGCAAAGCGGCGTGGCTAGCGTGGGCGAAATTTCGTGCGGCGAGCGGTTAGACTTTGATCTCGCGGCGCGCTCGGAGATATTTTCGCTGGGCAATGAAGAGGCGATGAAAGAGGCAATCCTAAAAGCCAAGCAGGAGCACGACAGCGTCGGAGCTAGCGTCGTCACGGTTATCCGCGGCGCACCGGCGGGGCTTGGCGAGGGGCTATACTATAAATTTGACGCGGCAATCGCGGCTGCGATGATGGGCATAAACGGCGTCAAAGCCGTAGAGATCGGCGAGGGCATAAACGCAAGCAAGATGCGCGGCAGCCAAAATAACGACTCGATGAGCGCGGCGTATGCGCACGTAAATTCGGCCGACTCGGCTCACGGCGTAAATTTTAGCCGCGGGGATAACTCTACTCTTGACGATGCGGGCGAGCAGTCAAATTTAAACGGCGGCAAATTCGGCGAATTTAAAAGCGACGCAAGCGAAAATTCGAACGATTCGTCAAATTTGAAAAACGTAAATTTAAATAGCTTTTCGGACGGTAGCTTTACCGAAGCAAGCGAAAATTCGAAGAGCGATTCGCCTGCGAATTTTAAAGTCGCAGATGTAAATTTTGCCGACGGTTCGGGTAAAATTTCAAAAGAAACAAACGGCTTTTTTGGTAGCGCAAGCGACTTTTGCAGTGCGAAAAACGACAAATTCGGCTTTGCATCAAATCATGCGGGCGGAACGCTGGGCGGTATGACGAGCGGGCAGGAGATCGTGATAAAGACGCATTTTAAGCCGACCCCGTCGATATTTTTATCTCAGCCGACGCAAAACGTGCGCGGCGAAGACGTCATATGCGAGCTGCGAGGACGGCACGATCCGTGTATCGGAGTGCGCGGCAGCGTCGTAGCCACCGCGATGGCGAGGCTGGTTACGGCCGATATGATGCTTTTAAATCTAAGCGCAAATCTAGCGAATTTAAAGAAAATTTATGCAGAGATGAGCAAATGA
- the rnc gene encoding ribonuclease III, with protein MRNLEEKLGYKFKDEKLLKTALTHKSVKGGANNERLEFLGDAVMDLVIGDYLFHKFSRLSEGDLSKLRAALVNEKSFAELAKYLNLGQLINISPAEEHNGGRLKASILSDAFEALMGAIYLESGFDAVRAASLKAFERCYPDINFDRMVKDYKTALQELTQARFAEIPKYVLVGSKGPDHKKEFEIALMLNEREISRAAGKSKKEAEQKAAKTALEILGEGK; from the coding sequence ATGCGAAATTTAGAAGAGAAATTAGGATATAAATTTAAAGACGAAAAGCTGCTAAAAACCGCGCTCACGCACAAAAGCGTAAAAGGCGGCGCAAACAACGAAAGGCTCGAGTTTTTGGGCGATGCGGTGATGGATCTGGTGATCGGAGATTATCTTTTTCACAAATTTTCGCGCCTAAGCGAAGGCGATCTAAGCAAACTGCGCGCCGCACTCGTAAATGAAAAAAGCTTCGCCGAGCTGGCTAAATATCTAAATTTAGGCCAGCTCATCAACATCTCGCCGGCCGAGGAGCACAACGGTGGACGACTAAAAGCTTCGATACTCTCGGACGCCTTTGAGGCGCTGATGGGCGCGATATACCTAGAAAGCGGCTTTGACGCCGTGCGTGCAGCTAGCCTAAAAGCCTTTGAGAGATGCTACCCCGATATTAATTTCGACCGCATGGTAAAGGACTACAAAACCGCGCTGCAAGAGCTCACTCAAGCGCGCTTCGCCGAGATACCAAAATACGTGCTGGTAGGCTCAAAAGGCCCCGATCATAAGAAGGAATTTGAGATCGCGCTGATGCTAAACGAGCGAGAGATCTCGCGAGCCGCGGGCAAGAGCAAAAAAGAAGCCGAGCAAAAAGCAGCCAAAACCGCTCTTGAGATTTTAGGAGAGGGCAAGTGA
- the rnhA gene encoding ribonuclease HI, whose amino-acid sequence MKTVCLFSDGSCLDNPGPGGWAYILEYGEHKKTASGGEAHTTNNQMELRAAIEGLKALKQPCRVKLYTDSSYVANAVNAWLEGWVKKNFKNVKNVPLWQEYLAASEPHEVEAIWVKGHAGHPQNELCDEMAREQAVKIKNSLKGE is encoded by the coding sequence ATGAAAACAGTATGCCTTTTTAGCGACGGCTCGTGTCTGGATAACCCGGGGCCGGGCGGCTGGGCATACATCCTAGAGTACGGCGAGCACAAAAAAACGGCAAGCGGCGGCGAGGCGCACACGACAAACAATCAAATGGAGCTGCGAGCGGCGATCGAGGGGCTAAAAGCGCTCAAACAGCCCTGCCGCGTAAAGCTCTACACCGATAGCTCATACGTCGCAAACGCCGTAAATGCGTGGCTAGAGGGCTGGGTGAAGAAAAACTTTAAAAATGTAAAAAACGTCCCGCTGTGGCAGGAGTATCTGGCCGCTAGCGAGCCGCACGAGGTCGAAGCGATCTGGGTCAAAGGCCACGCCGGACACCCGCAAAACGAGCTTTGCGACGAGATGGCGCGTGAGCAAGCCGTAAAGATAAAAAATAGCTTAAAAGGCGAATAA
- a CDS encoding tetratricopeptide repeat protein has translation MDIFFIEFRDPIFGLVVLVAAVLVIAVFSYAWGVFKSKDEKAEIAGFLKKFGKSQGLSDESRQLLINSGADTTTMCFLAGTFSKSGYFEKAINVYAVALERAKNRAAKEQIFTDLGQTYFKAGFLERAKSVFLEALKISPRNQIALKSLTIIFEKLKDYEGALQALDALQELGSDVRAQTAYIKALQILADKSKDEAAKIDEILALKDEFALVRRMAMERLNLNGSGLKDFSDFPPLGDVLDLVYYQNSPVNLTDPEYKSLFFVKGMSDEDGAPLGFELEVLKRLKAANYDKAALSFNYVCKSCKNAFPMHFYRCPMCSELGSVQILPHITEKPDENSMPF, from the coding sequence TTGGATATATTTTTTATCGAATTTAGAGACCCGATTTTCGGCCTCGTGGTGTTAGTCGCCGCGGTGCTCGTGATCGCCGTTTTTAGCTACGCATGGGGCGTTTTTAAGAGCAAGGACGAAAAGGCGGAGATCGCGGGATTTTTGAAAAAATTCGGCAAATCTCAAGGCCTGAGCGACGAAAGCAGACAGCTTTTGATAAACTCGGGCGCGGATACGACTACGATGTGCTTTTTGGCGGGGACGTTTTCAAAAAGCGGGTATTTTGAAAAGGCTATCAACGTCTATGCCGTGGCCTTAGAACGGGCCAAAAACCGCGCGGCAAAGGAGCAAATTTTTACCGATCTGGGCCAGACTTATTTTAAGGCGGGCTTTCTAGAGCGCGCAAAAAGCGTCTTTTTAGAGGCGCTAAAAATTTCCCCGCGAAATCAAATCGCGCTAAAATCGCTAACGATAATTTTCGAAAAACTAAAAGACTACGAGGGCGCGCTGCAGGCTTTGGACGCGCTGCAAGAGCTTGGCAGCGACGTAAGAGCGCAGACGGCCTACATAAAGGCGCTACAAATTTTAGCGGATAAAAGCAAAGACGAAGCGGCCAAAATAGACGAAATTTTAGCCCTAAAGGACGAATTTGCGCTCGTGCGGCGTATGGCGATGGAGAGGTTAAATTTAAACGGTTCGGGGCTTAAGGATTTTAGCGATTTCCCGCCGTTAGGGGACGTTTTGGATTTAGTTTATTATCAAAACTCGCCCGTAAATTTAACCGATCCCGAGTACAAGAGCCTGTTTTTCGTCAAAGGCATGAGCGACGAGGACGGCGCGCCGCTGGGCTTTGAGCTGGAGGTTTTAAAGAGACTAAAAGCGGCAAACTACGACAAAGCCGCGCTTAGCTTTAACTACGTTTGCAAGAGCTGCAAAAACGCATTTCCGATGCATTTTTACCGCTGTCCGATGTGTAGCGAGCTAGGTAGCGTGCAAATTTTGCCTCACATCACGGAAAAACCGGATGAAAACAGTATGCCTTTTTAG
- the dnaG gene encoding DNA primase: MIDPKSIERLKAQTDIVDVVGHYLPLKKSGANFVCVCPFHDDKNPSMSVSPSRGIFHCFSCKAGGDAIKFVMDYEKLSYPEAVEKIAGLQNFTLNYVRGGEPAKENKHILENANAFYRSLLYKTPAAVEYLYSRGITDELIDKFELGFAPESAQTIRLLQNEQIEPKEALEVGIVKQNENGIYASFINRITFPIYTHAGRLVGFGGRTISGNPAKYVNSPQSAVFDKSTLFYGYHLAKREIFTKNQIIITEGYMDVIMLHKAGFNNVVAVLGTALTTKHLPLLKRGEISVILCFDGDDAGINAATKSALLLAQNEIDGSVVIIEGGADPADMVVAGKIEYLRQIFESGTEIGEFYIRHLASGFDLSRPVQKQKALEAIQAFTASLKPIVANSYAPLVAKILKIAEGSFWLTRGANTQAAQERMQAYEMQNFGKNQRGRKDILEIRFLKTMLENPNLKKIVLENLKTEYFVRHRDIFEAVARGVGTDDPAVRELMFENYDAFKEEDEILKNIVILKVGFYENLHKEYSMKQIPLEEKKQILTKIKKIIEALKK, encoded by the coding sequence ATGATCGATCCAAAATCAATAGAAAGACTAAAAGCGCAAACCGATATCGTCGATGTCGTCGGGCACTATCTGCCGCTGAAAAAAAGCGGAGCGAACTTCGTGTGCGTCTGCCCGTTTCACGACGACAAAAACCCGAGCATGAGCGTGAGCCCGTCGCGCGGGATATTTCACTGCTTTTCGTGCAAAGCCGGCGGCGACGCGATCAAATTCGTAATGGACTACGAAAAGCTAAGCTACCCCGAAGCCGTCGAAAAGATCGCCGGACTGCAAAATTTCACGCTAAACTACGTGCGCGGCGGCGAACCGGCGAAAGAAAACAAGCACATCCTAGAAAACGCAAACGCCTTTTACCGCTCGCTGCTTTATAAAACGCCAGCAGCCGTGGAGTATCTCTACTCGCGCGGTATCACCGACGAGCTAATAGATAAATTTGAACTAGGTTTCGCGCCTGAGAGCGCGCAAACGATAAGGCTACTGCAAAACGAGCAAATAGAGCCAAAAGAAGCCCTAGAAGTCGGCATCGTAAAGCAAAACGAAAACGGCATTTACGCTAGTTTCATAAACCGCATCACCTTTCCTATCTACACGCATGCTGGACGGCTCGTGGGTTTTGGCGGACGTACGATCAGCGGCAACCCCGCAAAATACGTAAATTCGCCCCAGTCCGCGGTCTTTGATAAATCAACGCTTTTTTACGGCTACCACCTGGCAAAGCGCGAAATTTTCACCAAAAATCAGATCATCATCACCGAAGGCTACATGGACGTCATCATGCTGCACAAGGCGGGCTTTAACAACGTCGTAGCCGTGCTTGGAACCGCTCTCACGACCAAACACCTGCCGCTTTTAAAGCGCGGCGAGATTAGCGTTATTTTGTGCTTTGACGGCGACGATGCGGGCATAAATGCCGCGACGAAGTCCGCCCTGCTACTCGCGCAAAACGAAATCGACGGCAGCGTCGTCATCATAGAAGGCGGCGCCGATCCGGCCGATATGGTGGTAGCGGGCAAGATAGAGTATCTGCGGCAAATTTTTGAAAGCGGCACGGAGATCGGCGAATTTTACATCAGGCATTTAGCTAGCGGCTTTGATCTATCGCGCCCCGTGCAAAAGCAAAAGGCGCTAGAGGCGATCCAGGCCTTTACGGCGAGTCTAAAGCCCATCGTCGCAAACTCCTACGCGCCGCTCGTGGCTAAAATTTTAAAGATAGCCGAGGGGTCGTTTTGGCTAACTAGAGGCGCAAATACGCAAGCCGCCCAGGAGCGTATGCAGGCCTACGAAATGCAAAATTTCGGCAAAAATCAGCGCGGGCGTAAAGATATACTTGAAATTCGGTTTTTGAAAACGATGCTCGAAAATCCGAATTTAAAAAAAATCGTTTTGGAAAATTTAAAGACGGAATATTTTGTGCGGCACAGAGATATTTTCGAAGCCGTAGCGCGAGGAGTCGGCACGGATGATCCCGCCGTGCGCGAACTGATGTTTGAAAACTACGACGCCTTCAAAGAAGAAGATGAGATTTTAAAAAACATAGTTATTTTAAAAGTGGGATTTTACGAAAATTTACACAAAGAATACTCAATGAAACAAATTCCTTTAGAAGAAAAGAAACAAATACTAACAAAAATAAAAAAAATTATCGAGGCACTGAAAAAATGA
- a CDS encoding argininosuccinate synthase domain-containing protein, which translates to MKALVLFSGGLDSMIAIRLLTAQGIDVTAIHIDIGFSGDEKKAEILRRRANEAGAELKIINIRNEYLRDVLFTPKHGYGKHFNPCIDCHGYMFKTALAMMRSEGASFIATGEVIGQRPMSQRRDAMARVKNAAGDEDDLILRPMSAQLMKPTKPEREGWVDRSKLLAISGRDRKRQLALAKEFGFSEYETPGGGCLLTIESFANKIKDFIKFDPDMTNADMQLLRIGRHLRLTNGTKMVIGRDENDNAKLLALNNPKFTQIKFDGDIVGAVSFVDAKFNEADLEFAVRLALAYTRADKDTAVRVRIGGREICVKPFESKQAAQEFFVS; encoded by the coding sequence ATGAAAGCGTTAGTTTTATTTAGCGGCGGGCTGGACAGTATGATCGCCATCAGGCTGCTAACGGCCCAGGGCATCGACGTCACGGCGATCCACATCGACATCGGCTTTAGCGGCGACGAGAAAAAGGCCGAAATTTTACGCCGCCGCGCTAACGAAGCCGGAGCAGAGCTTAAAATAATCAATATCAGAAACGAATACCTGCGCGACGTCCTTTTCACACCTAAACACGGCTACGGCAAGCACTTTAACCCCTGCATCGACTGCCACGGATATATGTTTAAAACGGCGCTTGCGATGATGCGCTCGGAGGGTGCTAGCTTTATCGCGACTGGCGAAGTGATCGGCCAGCGTCCGATGAGTCAGAGGCGCGACGCGATGGCGCGGGTCAAAAACGCCGCGGGCGACGAGGACGACCTCATCCTGCGTCCGATGTCTGCGCAGCTGATGAAACCCACAAAACCAGAGCGCGAAGGCTGGGTCGATCGCAGCAAACTGCTCGCCATCAGCGGACGCGACCGCAAAAGGCAGCTCGCGCTTGCGAAGGAATTCGGCTTTAGCGAGTATGAGACGCCCGGCGGCGGGTGCTTGCTCACGATCGAGAGCTTCGCGAATAAAATCAAAGATTTCATCAAATTTGACCCGGATATGACTAACGCGGATATGCAGCTGCTGCGCATCGGACGGCATCTGCGCCTAACAAACGGGACCAAAATGGTCATCGGCCGCGACGAAAACGATAACGCCAAACTGCTAGCTCTAAATAATCCGAAATTTACGCAGATCAAATTTGACGGCGATATCGTGGGCGCGGTGAGTTTCGTGGATGCTAAATTTAACGAGGCCGACCTCGAGTTTGCCGTGCGGCTGGCGCTTGCCTACACCAGAGCCGATAAAGATACGGCGGTGCGAGTCAGGATCGGCGGGCGCGAGATTTGCGTGAAGCCTTTTGAGAGCAAGCAGGCCGCGCAGGAGTTTTTCGTTAGTTAA
- a CDS encoding DUF2393 family protein — MEGYFNVFHLIALAVLVLLSMLFMLISRGEKDLRLFKIYLAINVAATLIFGYFFMLVVDKYTKKAVLIEVTGHRVLRNEMIVFKGSLRNTGEFSIASCELTVKLVNNPVSKDTIAGSIFKPSGLSLFSRGDERSNVAEVTASVAKNIAPKQIRNFSVSMPYPSYFTNTQTITKLECR, encoded by the coding sequence ATGGAAGGGTATTTTAACGTCTTTCACCTCATCGCGCTTGCGGTTTTGGTGCTGCTCTCAATGCTTTTTATGCTGATATCGCGCGGCGAAAAAGACCTGAGGCTTTTTAAAATTTATCTCGCGATAAACGTTGCCGCAACGCTGATATTCGGCTATTTTTTTATGCTCGTCGTGGATAAATACACGAAAAAAGCCGTCTTGATAGAGGTCACCGGTCACCGCGTACTCAGAAACGAGATGATCGTTTTTAAGGGTTCGCTGCGAAATACGGGCGAGTTTAGCATAGCAAGCTGCGAGCTGACCGTCAAACTCGTCAATAATCCCGTGAGCAAGGACACGATCGCGGGCTCTATCTTTAAGCCTAGCGGGTTATCGCTGTTCTCGCGCGGCGATGAGCGCTCAAACGTCGCGGAAGTCACCGCTAGCGTCGCTAAAAATATCGCGCCGAAGCAGATACGAAATTTTAGCGTTTCGATGCCTTATCCGTCGTATTTTACAAATACCCAAACGATAACGAAGCTGGAGTGCAGATAG
- a CDS encoding DUF2393 family protein: MINELKQGLNFYLTHLSWVDFAAYIWMFLTFLALVSLCVYVASKSYLAGFALVIVTIAGLGCGAYFMPKLLDENLRTRSLELVSTKQLEYSNTLLVDLRLTNLSKKSFNYCKIGLSFYKNSGNALRRYANELKPFLKENIVLKDALDVNATHEITHAVNNFRAQDYNVTASSECF; this comes from the coding sequence ATGATAAACGAACTAAAACAAGGCTTAAATTTCTATCTGACGCACCTTAGCTGGGTGGATTTTGCCGCCTATATCTGGATGTTTTTGACCTTTTTAGCGCTCGTTTCGCTTTGCGTCTATGTCGCGTCAAAGTCCTATTTGGCGGGTTTTGCGCTGGTGATCGTCACTATTGCTGGGCTTGGATGCGGGGCGTATTTTATGCCTAAGCTTTTAGACGAAAATTTGCGCACTCGCTCGCTCGAGCTAGTCTCAACCAAGCAACTTGAGTACTCAAACACGCTGCTTGTGGATCTGCGCCTCACAAATCTCTCGAAAAAGTCGTTTAATTACTGCAAAATCGGCCTTAGCTTTTACAAAAACTCGGGCAATGCGCTGCGCCGTTACGCAAACGAGCTAAAGCCGTTTTTAAAGGAAAATATTGTGCTAAAAGACGCGCTGGACGTAAATGCGACACACGAGATCACGCACGCGGTAAATAACTTTCGCGCGCAGGATTACAACGTCACGGCAAGCTCGGAGTGTTTTTGA
- the hisIE gene encoding bifunctional phosphoribosyl-AMP cyclohydrolase/phosphoribosyl-ATP diphosphatase HisIE gives MKIDWKKVGGLLPAVVQESSSGEVLMLAYMNEEALNLSLKTGFAHYFSRTKNRIWKKGEESGNTQAIDEIFLDCDNDTILLKVVQNGGVACHTGAKSCFFRKISGDGDESNLTSADGQNLTQEQLTQAKKPIYGIIDEVYHTIMDRKLNADPQTSYVASLFKKGENAILKKVGEEATELVMACKDASARKSDISRFDVAESERETINLSKSCADENQTNKERGGRNLQNSSENNGSKSGQILPNLTQSQNENFTKISNENAANKNSQTETSQNQKPKTPTEEIVYEAADLCFHSLVALALHGIHPGRVKAELARRFGLSGIEEKNSRKG, from the coding sequence ATGAAAATAGATTGGAAAAAAGTGGGCGGCCTTTTGCCCGCCGTCGTTCAAGAAAGCTCGAGCGGCGAGGTTTTGATGCTTGCTTATATGAACGAAGAGGCACTAAATTTGAGCCTAAAAACGGGCTTTGCGCACTATTTTTCGCGCACGAAAAACCGAATCTGGAAAAAGGGCGAGGAGAGCGGAAATACGCAGGCCATAGATGAGATTTTCCTTGACTGCGACAACGACACGATACTGCTCAAAGTCGTTCAAAACGGCGGCGTAGCGTGCCACACCGGCGCAAAATCGTGCTTTTTTAGAAAGATTTCGGGAGACGGCGACGAGTCAAATTTAACCAGTGCCGACGGACAAAATTTGACGCAAGAGCAATTAACCCAAGCTAAAAAGCCGATCTACGGCATAATCGACGAGGTTTATCACACGATAATGGACCGCAAGCTAAACGCCGATCCGCAGACTTCATACGTCGCGAGCCTGTTTAAAAAGGGCGAAAACGCGATCCTAAAAAAGGTCGGCGAGGAGGCCACGGAGCTAGTGATGGCATGCAAGGACGCATCGGCGCGCAAAAGCGATATCTCACGGTTTGACGTCGCCGAAAGCGAGCGCGAGACGATAAATTTGAGTAAATCGTGCGCTGACGAAAATCAAACGAACAAAGAGCGAGGCGGGCGGAATTTGCAAAATTCGAGCGAAAATAACGGCTCGAAAAGCGGTCAAATTTTGCCAAATTTAACCCAAAGCCAAAACGAAAATTTTACTAAAATTTCAAACGAAAACGCCGCAAACAAAAACAGCCAAACCGAGACGTCTCAAAACCAAAAGCCAAAAACGCCGACCGAGGAGATCGTCTATGAGGCGGCCGATTTGTGCTTTCACTCGCTAGTGGCGTTGGCGCTGCACGGCATTCACCCGGGCCGCGTCAAAGCCGAGCTCGCGCGCCGTTTCGGACTAAGCGGTATCGAGGAAAAAAACTCGCGAAAAGGCTAG
- a CDS encoding SPFH domain-containing protein — protein sequence MPADLNDYFNKKRGSGGGDDNGGENKGSKVNFKTPDFKGFGKISGFAYAIIAIVAVIALTQPFVTINSGEVGIKSNLGKYDPSPMQPGLHFFIPFLQKVIVVDTRVRLINYTSGEDMGEVQKYSGQSQAGIIRKNSISVLDARNLPVSIDITVQYRLNPENAPQTIASWGLSWENKIVDPVVRDVVRSIAGKYTAEELPTKRNDLATAIDDGIRKDIDAQPNKPVELLTVQLREIILPEKVKEQIERVQIAKQEAERTKYEVERANQEALKKAALAEGTAKAAIIEAQGRADAAKIEADAQAYANREVAKSLDQNLLNLKQIETQGKFNEALRENKDAKIFLTPGGAVPNIWVDTKDKAKQSAITQ from the coding sequence ATGCCAGCAGATTTAAATGATTATTTTAATAAAAAACGAGGCTCCGGCGGCGGAGACGATAACGGCGGCGAGAACAAAGGGTCAAAAGTAAATTTTAAAACGCCCGATTTTAAGGGATTTGGCAAAATTTCGGGTTTTGCCTACGCTATCATCGCGATAGTGGCCGTGATCGCGCTCACGCAGCCTTTCGTCACGATAAATTCGGGCGAAGTGGGTATCAAGTCAAATTTAGGTAAATACGACCCGTCTCCGATGCAACCGGGACTACACTTCTTTATCCCGTTTTTGCAAAAGGTCATTGTAGTCGATACGCGCGTGCGCCTCATCAACTATACTTCGGGCGAAGATATGGGCGAGGTGCAAAAATACTCCGGGCAGTCGCAAGCGGGCATCATCCGCAAAAATTCGATCTCCGTTTTGGACGCGAGAAATTTACCCGTCAGCATCGACATCACCGTGCAGTATCGCCTAAATCCCGAGAATGCGCCTCAAACGATCGCGTCTTGGGGGCTTAGCTGGGAAAACAAGATCGTCGATCCCGTCGTGCGCGACGTCGTGCGCAGTATCGCGGGTAAATACACCGCCGAGGAGCTTCCGACGAAGCGAAACGACCTAGCCACGGCTATCGATGACGGTATCCGTAAGGACATCGACGCGCAGCCAAATAAACCCGTCGAGCTGCTAACCGTGCAGCTTCGCGAGATCATCCTGCCTGAAAAAGTAAAAGAGCAGATCGAGCGCGTGCAAATCGCTAAACAAGAGGCCGAGCGAACCAAATACGAAGTAGAGCGCGCCAATCAAGAGGCGCTCAAAAAAGCGGCCCTCGCAGAAGGTACGGCAAAAGCCGCTATCATCGAGGCTCAGGGTCGCGCGGACGCGGCTAAGATCGAAGCTGATGCACAGGCTTACGCTAACCGCGAGGTCGCAAAAAGTTTGGATCAAAATTTGTTAAATTTAAAACAGATCGAGACACAGGGTAAATTTAACGAGGCACTACGCGAAAATAAAGACGCGAAGATATTTTTAACACCCGGTGGAGCGGTGCCGAATATCTGGGTAGATACGAAGGATAAGGCGAAGCAAAGCGCGATAACGCAATAA
- the ilvE gene encoding branched-chain-amino-acid transaminase, with amino-acid sequence MNPSEFIWMDGKLVKWEDAKIHVLAHSLHYANAVFEGTRAYMTDKGLAIFRLSDHTARLLKSAKMTILNVKYSQKELEDAQIELLRANKFKSNVYLRPIVYLGYGVMGLTHTKAPVNTAIAAWEWGAYLGEEGLTKGIKVKISSFAKLNVGGQMSRAKSSSNYLCSQMANYEAKEAGYDEALLLDSEGYISEGSGECFFIVENGALITPPNDSSLASITQDTVIKIAHDLGIEVRRERITRDRAYVADEAFFTGTAAEVTPISNIDNRIIGAGERGAVTKRLQDAYFDVVYGRNPKYASMLTYI; translated from the coding sequence ATGAACCCTTCAGAATTTATCTGGATGGACGGGAAATTGGTTAAATGGGAGGACGCGAAGATTCACGTCTTGGCGCACTCTCTTCACTATGCAAACGCCGTATTTGAGGGCACTAGAGCGTATATGACGGATAAGGGCTTAGCGATATTTCGCTTGAGCGATCACACCGCGCGCCTACTAAAATCGGCTAAAATGACGATTTTAAACGTTAAATACTCGCAAAAAGAGCTCGAAGACGCACAGATCGAGCTACTTCGTGCAAATAAATTTAAATCAAACGTCTATCTGCGCCCTATCGTCTATCTAGGCTACGGCGTGATGGGCCTAACTCACACCAAAGCTCCCGTAAATACGGCGATCGCCGCATGGGAGTGGGGCGCGTATCTAGGCGAAGAGGGGCTTACAAAAGGCATAAAAGTAAAAATTTCAAGCTTTGCCAAGCTAAACGTCGGCGGTCAAATGAGCCGCGCGAAATCAAGCTCGAACTATCTCTGCTCGCAAATGGCCAACTACGAGGCTAAAGAGGCTGGCTACGACGAGGCGCTACTACTTGATAGCGAGGGCTATATTTCGGAAGGTTCCGGCGAGTGCTTTTTCATCGTGGAAAACGGCGCGCTCATCACTCCGCCAAACGACAGCAGCCTAGCTAGCATCACGCAAGACACCGTTATCAAGATCGCCCACGATCTAGGCATCGAAGTACGTAGAGAGCGCATCACCCGCGACCGCGCATATGTAGCCGACGAGGCGTTTTTCACGGGAACGGCGGCAGAGGTCACTCCGATAAGCAACATCGACAACCGCATAATCGGCGCGGGCGAGCGTGGAGCGGTAACCAAACGCCTACAAGACGCGTATTTTGACGTAGTTTATGGACGTAATCCAAAATACGCTTCAATGCTAACTTACATTTAA